A single genomic interval of Sphingobacteriales bacterium harbors:
- a CDS encoding TIGR01777 family protein, with amino-acid sequence MKKILIAGGTGFVGKHLIHFLVQKGYFIHVLTRKPSSNSLENIQYFKWDVENQYIDEKAFEGVEILINLTGANIGEKRWTNDRKKEIINSRINAIDLLYQYVSENNYNITTFISSSAVGFYGAVTTNETFVETSENGNDFLASVCQKWEATALKFTNLGIRTVVLRKGVVLGRDGGMVQKLAPLAKLGINVSLGSGKQYLPWIDIRDLVRLYEFILSNSTVSGIYNAVATEQITMNDFSKRLLHSFGKRSFLPNVPSFIIRLLFGEMSVMLLEGSKVSNEKIKTIGFIFEFDTLEKSLSS; translated from the coding sequence ATGAAAAAAATACTCATCGCAGGCGGAACAGGTTTTGTAGGAAAACACCTTATTCATTTTTTAGTGCAAAAAGGATATTTCATCCACGTATTAACTAGAAAACCAAGTTCAAATTCATTGGAGAACATCCAATATTTCAAATGGGATGTTGAAAATCAATACATTGATGAAAAAGCATTTGAAGGTGTAGAAATTCTCATTAATTTGACTGGTGCCAACATAGGCGAAAAACGGTGGACAAATGATAGGAAAAAGGAAATTATTAACAGTCGGATAAATGCTATTGATTTGCTTTATCAATATGTATCCGAGAATAACTACAACATTACTACATTTATTTCTTCCTCTGCCGTTGGTTTTTACGGAGCAGTAACTACCAATGAAACTTTTGTTGAAACATCTGAAAATGGAAATGATTTTTTAGCTTCTGTTTGTCAAAAATGGGAAGCAACCGCTTTGAAATTTACTAATTTAGGTATTCGCACAGTAGTTTTACGCAAAGGTGTCGTTTTGGGAAGAGATGGCGGAATGGTGCAGAAATTAGCCCCATTAGCTAAACTTGGAATAAATGTTTCCTTGGGTTCAGGAAAGCAATATTTACCTTGGATAGACATTCGGGACTTGGTAAGATTGTATGAATTTATCCTTTCAAACTCAACAGTCAGCGGAATTTATAACGCTGTTGCCACTGAACAAATTACAATGAATGATTTTTCCAAAAGATTGTTGCATTCTTTTGGAAAAAGAAGTTTTTTGCCCAATGTACCTAGTTTTATAATTCGCTTACTTTTTGGTGAAATGTCGGTGATGTTGTTAGAAGGTTCAAAAGTCAGTAACGAGAAAATAAAAACTATTGGATTTATCTTTGAGTTCGATACTTTAGAAAAGTCTTTGTCGAGTTGA
- a CDS encoding Fic family protein: protein MAKYIYEHKNWTSFSWQEKIINAVFGEVKLIQGKIIGQMNALGFSAKEEATLTALTLDIVKSSEIEGEPLNYDQVRSSIARRLGINTAGLVPSSRHIEGVVEMMLDATQRYTLPLTEKRLFGWHASLFPTGYSGPYAIEVGQYRTGEMQIVSGAMGKEKIHYEAVKSKLVKFEMAKFLDWFNNDHQLDPVIKAAIAHFWFVIIHPFDDGNGRIGRAITDMLLARAESSGERFYSMSSQILVERKRYYEVLQKEQHSTGDITEWLEWFLHCLKNAMLTTENTTQRILRKVEFWKLHENIAINERQRTILNMLFDGFDGKLQSSKWAKITKVSTDTALRDIKDLIAKGILQETDEGGRNANYELADFAPD from the coding sequence ATGGCAAAATACATCTACGAACATAAAAACTGGACGAGCTTTTCCTGGCAAGAGAAAATCATCAATGCCGTATTTGGCGAGGTAAAATTAATACAGGGAAAAATCATCGGGCAAATGAACGCTTTGGGATTTTCTGCCAAAGAAGAAGCTACGCTTACAGCTTTAACCTTAGATATAGTCAAATCGAGTGAAATAGAAGGAGAACCACTTAACTACGACCAAGTGCGTTCTTCTATTGCAAGGCGTTTGGGTATCAACACCGCAGGGCTTGTGCCAAGCAGTCGGCATATAGAAGGTGTAGTGGAAATGATGCTTGATGCTACTCAACGTTACACCTTGCCTTTAACAGAAAAGCGTTTGTTTGGTTGGCACGCATCACTTTTCCCGACAGGTTATAGTGGACCATACGCCATAGAAGTTGGCCAATATCGCACAGGTGAAATGCAAATAGTTTCGGGAGCAATGGGCAAAGAAAAAATACACTACGAAGCCGTAAAATCCAAATTAGTAAAATTTGAAATGGCCAAGTTTTTAGATTGGTTTAATAATGACCATCAACTTGACCCAGTAATAAAAGCCGCTATTGCTCACTTTTGGTTTGTCATCATCCACCCGTTTGATGACGGGAATGGACGTATTGGGCGGGCCATAACCGATATGTTACTGGCACGCGCCGAAAGTAGTGGCGAACGTTTTTATAGTATGTCAAGCCAAATTTTGGTAGAACGAAAACGTTACTATGAAGTATTACAAAAAGAACAACACAGCACAGGCGACATAACTGAATGGCTTGAATGGTTTTTACATTGTTTGAAAAATGCAATGCTTACCACCGAAAACACAACGCAACGTATTTTGCGAAAAGTCGAATTTTGGAAACTGCACGAAAACATAGCAATCAACGAACGTCAACGAACTATTTTGAATATGCTCTTTGACGGCTTTGATGGAAAATTGCAATCATCAAAATGGGCAAAGATTACCAAAGTTTCAACAGACACTGCATTACGTGACATAAAGGATTTAATAGCGAAAGGCATATTGCAAGAAACAGACGAAGGTGGACGAAATGCCAATTACGAACTTGCCGACTTTGCTCCCGACTAA
- a CDS encoding transposase: MPGDSTKLRAQNSKKNNFNEKKIAQHLAYIDKKLDEYNAELAAADEDNKQTIQAEIDKQTQRKQNYQVLQQQLEDTGEKQISTTDPDSRQLITRNNITEVGYNVQTTVDDKHKLIIDYKLTNTNDSKAMGEMLQSAQTILQTTGFTALYDKGYHTGSEIKTAVEMGVEIMTAIPSVAACAPNPDYNFDRFDYNNLTDTYNCPQGETLRTNGNNYLKTKENSTYYVKHYKTTKCQHCPVKLLCTKNAKGRLIERSEYQQYVDINKKT, translated from the coding sequence TTGCCGGGCGACTCGACCAAACTTCGGGCTCAAAACAGCAAGAAAAACAATTTTAATGAAAAGAAAATAGCACAACATCTTGCCTATATTGACAAAAAGTTAGACGAGTACAACGCCGAACTTGCCGCAGCCGATGAAGATAACAAACAAACTATACAAGCAGAAATTGACAAGCAAACACAACGAAAACAAAACTACCAAGTCCTTCAGCAACAACTTGAGGATACGGGCGAAAAACAAATTTCTACCACCGACCCCGACAGCCGCCAACTCATTACCCGCAACAATATTACCGAAGTAGGGTACAACGTGCAAACCACCGTAGATGATAAACACAAACTCATTATTGATTACAAACTTACCAATACCAACGACAGCAAAGCCATGGGCGAGATGCTGCAAAGCGCGCAAACAATATTGCAAACAACGGGTTTTACCGCCCTTTACGACAAAGGATATCACACCGGAAGTGAAATAAAAACGGCAGTCGAAATGGGGGTAGAAATTATGACAGCCATACCCTCAGTTGCCGCTTGCGCACCTAATCCGGATTACAATTTTGACCGCTTTGACTACAACAATCTTACCGATACCTACAACTGTCCGCAGGGAGAAACACTCCGTACAAACGGCAATAACTACCTCAAAACCAAAGAGAACTCGACCTATTATGTTAAACATTATAAAACCACTAAATGTCAGCATTGTCCCGTCAAATTGTTATGCACCAAAAATGCAAAAGGCAGACTCATAGAGCGGAGCGAGTACCAACAATATGTAGATATTAACAAAAAAACATAG
- a CDS encoding transposase: MQPERFAQIVYLRVFKLHSFFESVRKRVQAQYRVMWLLQQLAPDHNTIANFRKDNQKAIREVFRHTVRIAKQFQLIGGKLIAGRLDQTSGSKQQEKQF, encoded by the coding sequence ATACAACCCGAAAGATTTGCTCAAATTGTTTATTTACGGGTATTTAAACTGCATTCGTTCTTCGAGAGTGTTAGAAAAAGAGTGCAGGCGCAATACCGAGTGATGTGGCTGTTGCAACAATTAGCACCCGACCACAATACCATAGCCAATTTCCGGAAAGATAATCAAAAAGCCATCCGGGAAGTATTTCGGCACACCGTGCGCATAGCAAAACAATTTCAATTAATAGGGGGCAAACTCATTGCCGGGCGACTCGACCAAACTTCGGGCTCAAAACAGCAAGAAAAACAATTTTAA
- a CDS encoding deoxyribodipyrimidine photo-lyase, translating to MKTKLSLFWFRRDLRLEDNIGLCQALSSGFPVLPIFIFDKFILDALENKEDRRVDYIHQALSAINSGLKKHQSKLNTFYGEPLDIFQQLSEKYDIQAVFCNRDYEPQAIKRDTKIYNFFKTQNISFKAFKDQVIFDKKDVVKVDGTLYTVYTPYSKKWKEKLTEKEYRSFPIDFTNFFKQDFSEIHSLETIGFAKTDIRFEIPKLDATIIDDYDKFRDFPALQKTTQLGIALRFGTISIRKCVEFALNHNQTWLNELIWREFFMQILYHFPRVVRQSFKAKYDFIQWRNDEQEFGLWCQGKTGYPIVDAGMRQLNETGFMHNRVRMIVASFLCKHLLIDWRWGEAYFAQKLNDYDLSANNGNWQWAAGCGCDAAPYFRVFNPSIQTEKFDKNLEYIKKWLPEFGTHEYPKPMVEHSFARDRVLKIYGEAVK from the coding sequence ATGAAAACTAAACTTTCTCTCTTTTGGTTTCGCAGAGATTTACGGCTGGAAGATAATATAGGTTTGTGCCAAGCCTTGTCTTCAGGATTTCCTGTGCTTCCTATTTTTATCTTTGATAAATTCATCTTAGATGCTTTAGAAAACAAAGAAGACAGACGAGTGGATTACATTCATCAAGCTCTTTCGGCAATCAATTCTGGTTTGAAAAAACATCAATCTAAATTGAATACATTTTACGGAGAGCCTTTGGATATTTTCCAACAACTTTCCGAGAAATACGATATTCAAGCTGTTTTCTGCAACCGAGATTATGAACCTCAAGCCATAAAAAGAGATACGAAAATTTATAACTTTTTCAAAACGCAAAACATTTCTTTTAAGGCTTTTAAAGACCAAGTTATTTTTGATAAAAAGGATGTTGTAAAAGTTGATGGAACGCTTTACACGGTTTACACACCTTATTCAAAAAAGTGGAAAGAAAAATTGACAGAGAAAGAATATCGTTCATTTCCCATTGATTTTACCAACTTTTTTAAGCAAGATTTTTCTGAAATTCATTCCTTAGAAACTATTGGATTTGCTAAAACGGACATTCGTTTTGAAATACCAAAATTAGATGCTACTATCATTGATGATTACGATAAATTCAGAGATTTTCCTGCACTACAAAAAACGACACAGTTGGGAATTGCTTTGCGATTTGGTACAATAAGCATTCGTAAATGTGTAGAATTTGCATTAAATCACAATCAAACATGGTTAAACGAATTGATTTGGCGAGAGTTTTTTATGCAAATTCTGTATCATTTTCCAAGGGTGGTTCGTCAATCGTTTAAAGCAAAATACGATTTTATTCAATGGCGAAATGATGAACAGGAGTTTGGACTTTGGTGTCAAGGGAAAACAGGATATCCAATAGTAGATGCAGGAATGCGACAACTTAATGAAACTGGTTTTATGCACAATAGAGTTCGTATGATTGTAGCCAGTTTTTTGTGTAAACATTTGTTGATTGATTGGCGTTGGGGCGAAGCTTATTTTGCTCAAAAATTAAACGATTACGATTTATCTGCCAATAATGGAAATTGGCAATGGGCAGCAGGTTGTGGTTGTGATGCAGCACCGTATTTTAGGGTTTTTAATCCCAGTATTCAAACCGAAAAATTCGACAAAAATTTAGAATACATTAAAAAATGGCTTCCTGAATTTGGAACGCATGAATATCCCAAACCAATGGTAGAACATAGTTTTGCTAGAGATAGAGTTTTGAAAATTTACGGAGAAGCAGTAAAATAA
- a CDS encoding transposase — MEYIKGIPREQAVLFTDCLDNIIASDNEVRLIDMFVESIEMEKFGFASKLNAEGRPAYNPKDLLKLFIYGYLNCIRSSRVLEKECRRNTE, encoded by the coding sequence ATGGAATATATTAAAGGAATACCAAGAGAACAAGCCGTTTTATTTACCGATTGCTTAGACAATATTATCGCTTCGGACAATGAAGTTCGGTTAATTGATATGTTTGTTGAAAGTATTGAGATGGAAAAATTTGGTTTTGCCAGCAAACTAAATGCTGAAGGTCGGCCAGCATACAACCCGAAAGATTTGCTCAAATTGTTTATTTACGGGTATTTAAACTGCATTCGTTCTTCGAGAGTGTTAGAAAAAGAGTGCAGGCGCAATACCGAGTGA
- a CDS encoding restriction endonuclease subunit S, producing MGDLFEVNSYKKRFDANKVEVLKIGKYPYVVRMGSNNGQKGFINEDVQFLNEGNTISFGQDTATMYYQEKPYFTGDKIKILKPKETRFNKKNAQFFISTMMKAFSTFSWGSSSFNVNIIKNQKVSLPITKDKKIDFDFIENFLAELEASQINKIDSYLSDNGLNDINLTSKEKQATENYKDFKWQSFNLENLFGKSTRGKRLKSADRISGTLPFVTAGETDEGVSDFIGNNVTVFSANTTTIDMFGSAKYRNYKYGGDDHIAVVHTDKLPKYASIFVTSAIHKSSYNGQFNYGRNFYAKDADVLDISLPVKDGKPDYETMETIISAIHKLVIKDVVLYVQQKKQAEKILMEQ from the coding sequence ATTGGCGACTTGTTTGAAGTGAACTCCTACAAAAAAAGATTTGATGCTAACAAGGTAGAAGTTTTAAAAATTGGGAAATATCCTTATGTAGTTAGAATGGGTTCAAACAATGGGCAAAAAGGTTTCATTAATGAAGATGTGCAATTTTTAAATGAAGGCAATACAATCTCTTTTGGTCAAGATACAGCAACAATGTATTATCAAGAGAAACCATATTTCACAGGTGATAAAATAAAGATTCTAAAGCCAAAAGAAACAAGGTTTAATAAAAAGAATGCTCAATTTTTCATCTCAACAATGATGAAGGCATTTAGCACTTTTTCTTGGGGTAGTTCAAGTTTCAATGTCAATATCATTAAAAATCAAAAAGTTTCTTTGCCAATTACAAAAGACAAAAAAATTGATTTTGATTTTATAGAAAATTTTTTGGCAGAACTTGAAGCTAGTCAAATAAATAAAATTGATTCATACTTATCCGACAACGGATTAAATGACATCAACTTAACATCTAAGGAAAAACAAGCAACCGAAAATTATAAAGATTTTAAATGGCAATCATTCAATCTTGAAAACTTATTTGGAAAATCAACACGTGGCAAAAGACTTAAAAGTGCAGATAGAATTTCGGGTACATTACCATTCGTAACGGCAGGAGAAACAGACGAAGGAGTTTCAGATTTTATTGGTAATAATGTAACAGTATTTTCAGCCAACACGACAACAATTGATATGTTTGGTTCAGCCAAATACAGAAATTACAAATATGGCGGAGACGACCATATTGCAGTTGTTCATACAGACAAATTACCAAAGTACGCATCAATTTTTGTGACTTCTGCAATTCATAAATCATCATACAACGGACAATTTAACTACGGTAGAAACTTTTACGCCAAAGATGCTGATGTATTAGACATTTCATTACCAGTTAAAGACGGTAAACCAGATTACGAAACAATGGAAACTATAATATCCGCAATTCATAAATTGGTAATTAAAGACGTTGTTTTATACGTTCAACAAAAGAAACAAGCAGAAAAAATATTAATGGAACAATAG
- a CDS encoding tyrosine-type recombinase/integrase, protein MSPPYASSVLVEVAGRKIILKLPKNELDTKFILALRFSKWDKVYKAWIVPNYSNNLELIKAYFKERISKITIHKEVAVEIGKESVNLVGVKDVLCIKTSAGRLKLIFGFNEALTIAIKKMPFWNWDGKNKWWTIPFAESLLAQIKEIAKSEGLSFRFEEEEKTDSGKLARKTACDVPNYRPCPEKMILKLKELRYSEKTIKAYKSLFEELINHYPTVEIDKIDEQKIIAFCQYLVIDRKVSASYQNQAINAIKFYYERVLGGQRKFYFLQRPDKEKTLPTVLSSEEITNILKATENLKHKTILTVIYSAGLRISELTNLKIKDIDSERKQIRIEQSKGKKDRYSLLSIKTLDLLRTYFKKYKPKEWLFEGQEGGQYSTRSIQTFFQEICKKAGIKKKVSVHTLRHSFATHLLENGTDLRYIQALLGHESSKTTEVYTHITTKGFDQIKNPLDNLDI, encoded by the coding sequence ATGAGTCCGCCTTATGCTTCCTCTGTTTTGGTGGAGGTGGCAGGGCGGAAAATTATTTTGAAACTTCCCAAAAATGAATTGGACACTAAATTTATATTGGCGCTGCGTTTTTCTAAATGGGACAAAGTGTATAAGGCTTGGATAGTTCCGAATTATTCCAACAATTTAGAGCTTATTAAAGCGTATTTTAAAGAAAGAATTTCAAAAATCACAATTCATAAAGAAGTAGCAGTCGAAATAGGTAAAGAGAGCGTCAATTTAGTAGGGGTTAAAGACGTTCTGTGTATTAAAACCTCAGCCGGAAGGCTCAAACTTATTTTTGGTTTTAATGAAGCACTCACAATTGCCATCAAAAAAATGCCTTTTTGGAACTGGGACGGCAAAAATAAATGGTGGACAATACCTTTCGCAGAGAGCTTATTAGCCCAAATTAAAGAAATTGCAAAAAGCGAAGGCTTGAGTTTTCGCTTTGAAGAAGAAGAAAAAACAGATTCCGGAAAATTAGCCCGTAAAACAGCATGTGATGTTCCGAACTATCGCCCCTGTCCTGAAAAAATGATACTTAAACTCAAGGAGTTACGCTATAGTGAAAAAACCATTAAAGCTTACAAAAGCTTGTTTGAGGAACTGATAAACCACTATCCTACGGTTGAAATAGACAAAATTGACGAGCAAAAAATTATTGCGTTTTGTCAATATTTGGTTATTGACCGCAAAGTATCTGCTTCTTATCAAAATCAGGCAATTAATGCCATTAAATTTTATTACGAAAGGGTGCTTGGCGGGCAACGCAAATTTTATTTTTTGCAAAGACCCGACAAAGAAAAAACTTTACCTACGGTGTTAAGTTCAGAAGAAATCACAAACATTTTAAAAGCAACCGAAAATCTCAAACACAAAACAATTTTGACGGTGATTTACTCGGCAGGGCTGCGAATTAGTGAACTTACCAACTTAAAAATCAAAGATATTGACTCTGAAAGGAAACAAATAAGAATAGAACAAAGTAAAGGAAAAAAAGACCGTTATTCGTTGCTTTCTATTAAAACCCTTGACCTATTGCGAACTTATTTTAAGAAATACAAACCCAAAGAATGGCTGTTTGAAGGGCAGGAAGGCGGGCAGTATTCGACAAGAAGCATACAAACTTTTTTTCAGGAAATTTGCAAAAAAGCCGGAATAAAAAAGAAAGTCAGCGTACATACACTGCGGCACAGTTTTGCGACACATCTCTTAGAAAACGGAACAGATTTGCGTTATATTCAGGCTTTATTGGGACACGAAAGTTCTAAAACCACAGAGGTTTATACACATATAACCACCAAAGGATTTGACCAAATAAAAAATCCATTGGATAATTTGGATATTTAG
- a CDS encoding N-6 DNA methylase — MKIKTTVQSIEPNIADLANGWLKSYKLPYKLEQESVNAEIDKALSDYYSKNGGTGANRPDAKILLQNKNLEYFPILIEYKGYKDKLVKLDADGQVENRTSKNEPNFKNINSYAVNGAVHYANALLHHTSYTDIIAIGMTGHKDETGKIHHTIGVYYVSKSNLGAGQKVGEYTDFSFLDPKNFDSFIDKVKTLQLTPEELDKLKEQREKEIDLCLVKLNNDIYQNEKGLGENDRVYLVAASIIATLGIPGKVAPLEKSDLKSSTEIGNKDGDIIVRKIKAFLDNKEIPVEKKNLILRTLENTLTTENINKAENGESQLKRVFTKIVDDLGIYYKIGLTTDFTGKLFNEMYGWLGFSQDKLNDVVLTPSYVANLLVKLARVNKDSYVWDFATGSAGLLVAAMNEMLNDAKQNIKSPQELTQKEIKIKTEQLLGLELLSSVYMLAILNMILMGDGSSNILNIDSIKDFDGKYGYGKKDNKFPADAFILNPPYSALGNGMNFVERALGMMNKGYAAIIIQNSSGSGKAKDFNKRILEKHTLLASIKMPIDIFIGKSSVQTNIYVFKVNEKHHKDDIVKFIDFSNDGYTRTNRKKSSSNLQDTDRAKERYEEVVNLVRFGKSKLNIFSEKEYYEGTIDPNNGADWNQTAPIDTRPALDDFKKTVSDYLAWEVSDMLKTQTIKYDNLGK, encoded by the coding sequence ATGAAAATAAAGACGACAGTACAATCAATTGAACCAAATATAGCCGACCTTGCAAATGGTTGGCTTAAATCATATAAACTTCCTTACAAACTTGAACAAGAATCTGTAAATGCTGAAATAGACAAGGCACTATCAGACTATTACTCAAAAAATGGCGGGACAGGTGCAAACAGACCTGATGCCAAAATCTTGTTACAAAATAAAAATTTAGAGTACTTCCCTATTCTTATTGAATACAAAGGCTACAAAGACAAATTAGTAAAACTTGACGCTGACGGACAAGTTGAAAACAGGACTTCTAAAAATGAACCGAACTTTAAGAACATCAATTCTTATGCTGTAAACGGTGCGGTTCATTACGCTAATGCCTTGCTACACCATACAAGCTATACCGACATTATAGCAATCGGTATGACAGGACACAAAGATGAAACAGGAAAAATTCATCATACGATTGGCGTTTATTATGTTTCAAAAAGCAATCTTGGTGCAGGACAAAAGGTTGGAGAATACACAGACTTTTCATTTTTAGACCCGAAAAACTTTGACAGTTTTATTGACAAGGTAAAAACCTTGCAACTAACACCAGAAGAACTCGACAAACTTAAAGAACAGCGAGAAAAGGAAATTGACCTTTGTCTAGTAAAACTTAACAATGATATTTACCAAAATGAAAAAGGCTTAGGAGAAAATGACCGTGTTTATTTGGTTGCAGCTTCAATAATTGCAACTCTTGGAATACCGGGAAAAGTTGCACCACTTGAAAAATCAGATTTAAAATCCTCAACCGAAATTGGCAATAAGGACGGTGATATCATTGTAAGAAAAATTAAAGCGTTTTTAGACAACAAAGAAATTCCAGTCGAAAAGAAAAATCTAATCCTTAGAACTTTAGAAAATACACTTACAACTGAAAATATCAACAAAGCTGAAAACGGAGAAAGCCAACTGAAAAGAGTTTTTACCAAAATTGTTGACGACTTAGGTATTTATTACAAAATTGGTTTAACGACCGACTTCACAGGAAAACTATTTAATGAAATGTATGGTTGGCTTGGGTTTTCTCAAGACAAATTAAATGACGTTGTATTAACACCTTCATACGTTGCAAATTTATTAGTGAAACTTGCAAGAGTAAATAAAGACTCTTATGTGTGGGATTTTGCGACAGGTTCGGCAGGTTTGTTGGTTGCTGCAATGAACGAAATGCTTAATGATGCAAAGCAAAATATTAAATCGCCACAAGAGCTAACACAAAAAGAAATCAAAATTAAAACCGAGCAATTGCTCGGTTTAGAGTTGCTTTCAAGTGTGTATATGCTGGCGATTTTGAATATGATTTTAATGGGTGACGGTAGTTCAAACATTTTGAACATTGACTCAATTAAAGACTTTGACGGGAAATATGGCTATGGAAAAAAGGACAACAAATTCCCAGCAGACGCATTTATTCTAAATCCACCATATTCAGCTTTAGGAAACGGAATGAACTTCGTTGAAAGAGCATTAGGAATGATGAACAAAGGATATGCAGCCATTATCATTCAGAACTCTTCAGGTTCGGGCAAAGCAAAAGATTTCAATAAGAGAATTTTAGAAAAACACACACTTCTTGCGAGTATAAAAATGCCTATTGACATTTTCATCGGCAAATCAAGCGTTCAGACCAATATTTATGTTTTCAAAGTAAACGAAAAGCACCACAAAGACGATATTGTAAAGTTTATTGACTTTTCAAATGATGGTTATACCAGAACAAACCGTAAAAAATCGAGTAGCAATTTACAAGATACTGACAGAGCAAAAGAACGTTATGAAGAAGTAGTTAACTTGGTTCGATTTGGTAAAAGCAAGTTGAATATTTTTTCTGAAAAAGAATACTACGAAGGCACGATTGACCCTAATAATGGTGCAGATTGGAATCAAACAGCCCCGATTGATACAAGACCAGCTTTAGACGATTTCAAAAAAACAGTTAGCGATTATCTAGCTTGGGAAGTATCAGATATGTTAAAAACTCAAACCATCAAATACGATAATTTGGGAAAGTAA